The region CAATTTCGCCAAATTTGTTGAATTCGTTTTTCACCGAGCCCAGCAGGCTCCAGACTTCGGACGAGCGACGTTCTATCGCCAGCGTCTTGAAGCCCATTTGCAGGCTGTTCAACATGGCGGCCAGGTTGGCCGGGCCGGTGATCATGACACGGCAGTCGTTCTGGATGGCTTCGACCAGGCCGGGGCGGCGGATCACCTCGGCAAACAGGCCTTCGGTGGGCAGGTACAGAATGGCAAAGTCGGTGGTGTGGGGTGGCGACACGTATTTGCTGACGATTTTTCTGGCCTCCAGCTTCATCGAGGTCTCGAACGCATTGCCAGCCTGGGCAATGGCCCCTTTGTCGGCGCTGTCATAAGCATCCATCAGGCGCTGGTAGTGCTCCACCGGGTATTTGGAGTCAATCGGCAGCCAGACCGGGTGCTCGTCCTGCTTGCCGGGCAGGCGGATGGCAAATTCCACCAGCTCGTTGCTGCCGGGCACGGTTTTGACGTTTTTGCCGTATTGGTCGATGGTCAGCACGTTTTCGATGATCGCGCCCAACTGCATTTCGCCCCAGGTGCCGCGTGATTTCACGTTGGTCATGACTCGTTTCAGGTCGCCGACACTGGCCGCCAGCGATTTCATTTCACCCAGGCCGTTTTGCACCTGCTCCAGTCGTTCGCTGACCAGTTTGAAGGATTCGCCCAGACGCTGCTCCAGCGTGGCGTGGAGTTTTTCGTCTACGGTGCGGCGCATTTCTTCCAGCTTGGTGGTGTTGTCCTGCTGAATCGCGGCCAGGCGCTCGTTGAGTGCCACGCGCAGTTGCTCGGCGCTTTGCTGGCTGCCTTGCACCAGGCCACTGAGCTGTTGTGACACTGATTCTTGCAGGGCCGAGAACTGGTGTTTGATCTGGTTGCTGTTGCTCTCCAACTGGTCTTTCAACGCGCCTGACATGACTCCGAGCTGGGTATTGATGTCGATTTTGAGGGACGTGAGTGTTTGGCGGGTGGTGTTGCTCAGGGTCTCAAAGCGTTCCTGAAGACGGGTCTCAAACCCGCCCAGGCGCTGCTCCAGCTTGCCCTCAAAACCCTGAAAAGCCGTGAGTAACTCGGTGCGGCCATGGCGCGACTCGGCCACGGTTTGCGTCAGCTTGTCGTCGATGGCCAGGCGCTGGGACTCCAGGCTGGCCGTGGTGGCTTGGGTGAAGCCGCGCATTTGCTGTGCCATGCCATCGAGTGCCCCCTCATTTTTGGCTACGGCTTGTAAGGTGGCACGGGCGGAATGCTCCAGCGCATCCAGCCGCAGCAGCAGTTCAGCCGGTGCTTGTGGCCTGGGCTTGCGCAGCAGCCACACCAGGTTCAGCAGGATAAGCACACACATGCCAAGGAGAAGAAGCTGGAGCAGAGTGTCTTGCATGGACAGATGGGGCGGGTGAGATGTGGATCGGTGAATCAGTGTTCAGACTGATATGAGGTATTCATATGGCTGTAGTACTTATGAAATAAGCGTAACTAGCTATAAATTGAATAGTAAAAAAGCCCTTTAAAAGGCAGCGTACTTTAAACCCAAAAACGCGCTGGCGCATCCCTCACTTTCGTGAGCAGATGCGCCAGCGCGTGGATCATGGCGGCTTGTGCCGCCTTTTAATCAGGGGCGGGCAGTTTAGCCTGCTGGCTTGTTTGCGGGCGGCCTTTGACAGGTTCTGGCGCGATGGATAAGGTTATTCAAATCAAGCCAGCGACCGAGGCCAACAGGTAGCCGATCAGGCAAGAGGTACTGACCCCAATCAGCCCAGGCAGGATGAAGCTGTGGTTGATCACATACTTGCCGATGTGTGTGGTGCCCGAGCGGTCAAATTGGATGGCAGCCAGGTCACTGGGGTAGGTGGGCAGGATGTAGTAGCCGTAAGAGGCTGCCGCAAAGGCCACGATGTAGCCGGGTGGCACACCAATGGCCAGACCCACCGGCACCATGGCACTGATGGCGGCAGCCTGTGAGTTCACCAGCTTCGATACCAGCAGCAAGGCAATGGCATAAGTCCAGGGTTGGGTTTTGACCAGTTCGGTCAGGGCGGCTTTGAGTGCGGGCAGGTTGGATTCAAACACGGTGTCGGCCATCCAGGCGATACCAAACACGGCGACGACCGCAATCATACCAGCGCGGAATACCTCGGTTTTGCCAATGGTGGAAGGGTCGGTTTTGGTGAACAAAATGATCAGCGCACCGGCCAACAGCATGAACATCTGGATGTTCAGCACCATGTTCAGTGGCTTGCCATCAATCAAGGGGCGCAGCCCAGGATAAGCACCCATGATGGCCACCACGGCAATCGCACCCAGGAAAATCCACATGGCCGTCCATTGGTCGCGGCTCAGGGTTTTGTTCATCAGCGTTGTGCTTTCGCCGTAGATGATTTGGCGTTGTGCCGGGTCAGCAATCCGTTGCTGGAATTCTTCGTCTTTGTCCAGATCTTTGCCGCGGAACCAGCTGAAGATGCCAATCATGAGCACCCCCGTCAGTGTGGATGGGATCGTGATCGACAGCACCTGAACAAAATCAATCACATGCTCACCCACCGGTGCTTTGGCCAGGAAAGCCACCAGCGACACCACCGCGACGGAGACCGGGCTGGCCAGAATACCCATCTGGCTTGAAATGGACGCGGCCGCCATCGGGCGTTCGGGGCGGATGTTGTTCTTGATGGCAATGTCATAAATGATGGGCAGCATGGTGTAAACCACATGGCCGGTACCACACATGATGGTCAGAAGGCAGGTGGTGAACGGTGCCAGGATCGATACATATCTGGGGTTGCGGCGCAGCAGTTTTTCTGCGCCTTTGAGCATCACCTCCAACCCGCCAGAGGCTTGCAGTGTGGCGGATGCCGCCACCACGGCAATGATGGTCAGCATCACGTCAACCGGTGGTTTACCAGGCTTCAGCCCAAAGACAAAGGTCATGATGACGATGCCAATGCCGCCTAACAAGCCTAGGGCAACGCCACCTTTTCGAGCGCCATAAAACAGGCAGATCAGAACCACTGTAAGTTGCAGAAAGATGTCCATAGTTAACTCCTTCAAGAAGACTTGATTGTATTTTTGACAAGGGTAAACCCTGGATAGGCATTCGCTGCTTGATTGACCTATATCAGAAAAGTGCCAAAAATTTCAGGATGCATATTTGAATATCATTATGTAAAAAATAAAGGGTGATAAGCATGCCCATCCAGCAGATGGACCTGGTGTCATTCACCGAGATGACACCAAGCTTGCCGGATTTTCCATTGCTCGCACCATTCGGGAAATTGTTCGGCGGGCATGGGCTTGGCAATGCCATAACCCTGGGCCATCCGGCAGCCTAGCTGAACCAAGGCTGCGCCGTGGGCCATGGTTTCCACGCCTTCGGCTATCACCCCCCGGTTGAACGACTTGGCCAACTGGACCACACTTTGCACAATGCTCAGGTCGTCCGGGTTGTCAAGCATGCCGCGGACAAAACTCTGGTCGATCTTGAGCAGGTTCACTGGCAGTTTGCGTAAATAGGTCAGTGACGAATAACCCGTACCAAAATCGTCCAGAGAAAACTGGATGCCCAATTCTCTGCAGCGCATCAAGGTGGTTACGGCCATGTCCATGTCGCGAATGGCCGCCGTTTCCAGGACTTCGAGTTCGATGTGGGACGGTGATACATCGGGTTGCTGTGCCAATGCTTGTTGCAACTGGGTATAAAAATTGTTGCTCAGCAGGTGGTTGGCACTGACGTTGGCGCTGACATGGAGGCTGTACCCCTGATGCTGCCAAATGGAGGCCTGCTTCAGCATGGTCTTGATGACCCATTCACCAATGGGGGTTTCCAGCGCACTGCCATCGATGTCTGGCAGGAACTGCGCGGGTGAAACCAGGCCGTGAACCGGGCTTTGCCAACGCAGCAGGGCCTCAACCCCCACAATGTCACCATTGATCAGGTCCACCTTGGGTTGGTAATACAGGACAAATTCATTCTGATCGAGTGCTTGGTGCAACTTTGCAAGATACAGGCGGTGCTGTTGGGCCTGACGGTTACTTTCTGGATCAAACAGGTGGAAGCGATTGCGCCCTTCTTCTTTGGCCAGATACATGGCCTGATCTGCATGGCGCAGCAAGGTGTCTGCATCTACCTGGTCATGCGGGTACAGACTGACACCCATGCTGGCAGTGATGCTGACGGGGGTGGCCCCCAGAACCACCGGAAGGTTTACTGCGGCGAGCACGCGCTTGAGCAATCGTTCACATTCCTGCAGGTCTGCAATGTCGGACAGCAGCAGGACAAACTCGTCTCCGCCCAGGCGCGCCAAGGTGTCGTCCGCACGCAAAATTTGTTGAAGATTGGCAGCCACGCCCACCAGCAATTGGTCACCTTGTGTTGGACTGTGTTTGTCGTTGATGACCTTGAATTCATCCAGATCGAGAAAACACACGGCCAAAGAACGACCAAGCCGGTTGGCACGGGTGATGGCCTGATCCAGCCGCCGCGAAAGCAGGTGCCGGTTGGGTGATCCGGTCAGTGGGTCATAGTGGGCAATGCGGTCCAGTGCGGCTTCTTGTGCCTTGATCTGGCTGATGTCCCAGAACACGCCAATGTAATGCTGGATGTTGCCTTGCGCATCAGGTACTGCTGAGATGGACAACATCTCAGGGTAAATTTCGCCGCACTTGCGTTTATTGAAAATTTCGCCGCGCCAGACTCCATGCGTGTGAATCGAGTGCCATATCTCTTCGTAGAAGTCTGGCCCGTGCCGCCCTGATGACAGCAGTCGGGGAGACTGCCCTTGCGCTTCGGATAGGGTGTAACCAGTAATCCGTGTAAAAGCCGGGTTGACGCGGGTGATGATCCGGTCAGGGCTGACCATCATGATGCCTTCGTAGCTGCTTTCAAATACGGTGGCCGCTTCCTTTTGTGCCAACTCTGCTTGTTTTCGCGCGGTGATGTCCTTTGAAATACCAAACAGTCCGACGACTTGTCCTTGGCTGTCTTTCACGGGCCCCTTGGTGACCAGGAAGGCCATGGGTTGAGCTCCGTGGCGGGTGACCGTTTCTTCATGGGTGTCGGTCTTGCCCGCAGCCATGATGGCTCGGTCGATGTTGATCAGGTTTTGGGCTGTTTCGGGTGGAAAAATGCTGCTGTCATCTTGGCCGATGATGGCCGTTGCTGCTTGACCAACCACTTGAGCGCCCGCGTCGTTGATCAGCAGATATCGGCCGGATATGTCTTTGACAAAAACGGCATCGGAGGTTCCTGACACCACCGCATTGAGCAGGGCACGCTGGGCATCCGCTCTGCTGAGCGAGTTGCGCAACATGTCGCTCAGAATGCTGACGGCCAGGCCATTGCTGATCAGGAAAACCCACTGCAGCCGGTCGAGGGCGCTGTTGATGACAAAGCTGTTGCGAGGTGGCAAAGCCATGTAAAGCACGATCACCGCGGAGACGGCTGTCGCCAGGATACCGGGCCAGATTCCTCCCAGCAAGGCGCTGATGATGATGGGCAGCATCAGCATGATCATCAAGGATTCGTTGCTGATGGTCTTGGAGATGGCGACCCACACCATCAGCAGGCTCAGGGGTAAAGCCACAGCAAAAACGTAGCTCGACCAGTGTGTTGACGTGCGGGAAATACTTCCTAAAGACAGGGCGTGTTCGCGTGCGTCTTTCAGAGATGCCGTTTGGTCTGGCACGGCTCTCAGGGCCATAAAAAACAGGGCGCTGGAAACCGTCACGTAAAAAATACCCTTGGCCGTGGAAAGCCAGACCATGGCGCTCACATCGGTGTAGCTTGTGAGTAGTTCATCGGATAAAAATATCCATGCGAGCGAAAGCATCGCATAGGCTGTAGTGGCTAATAGGACAAAGTGTGTTCGTGAATGCGTTCCCATGTTCCCCTGACATCAGAAGTAGCGCACATCATCAGCCCTTTTTGTGCATCGTTGGCTGAAATTTCCGGGGGTGAATGTGATTATTTTTTCAGTCCACAAGATGCACGGATAATTCAGGCCATGGATATTATTATGACTCTTCTGGATTTCATTTTGCACGTGGACAAACACCTTGAAGTGTTTGTCCAGTCCTATGGTGCCTGGGTGTATGCCTTGCTGTTTTTGATCATCTTTGTGGAAACGGGTGTGGTTGTCATGCCGTTTCTGCCGGGTGATTCGCTGCTCTTCGTGGTGGGCGCGATGTGTGGCGTCGGGCTGATGAGTTACCCGGTTTCAGTGGGCTTGCTGCTGGCGGCGGCCATTTTGGGCAACCAGTCCAACTACACCATTGGGCGCTTCTTTGGCCCCAAGGTGTTCCAGTGGGAGGATTCGCGCTGGTTCAACAAAAAGGCGTTTGATCAAGCCCACGCGTTTTACGAGAAATACGGCGGCATCACCATTGTGGCGGCACGCTTCATGCCGTTTTTGCGCACCTTTGCACCATTTGTGGCAGGTGTGGCGCAAATGACGCGCAGCCGGTTCAGCTTTTATGACGTGCTGGGTGGCACGCTGTGGGTGGGCGGCATCGTCACCGTGGGTTATTTCTTTGGCAATATCCCGTGGGTGAAGATGCACCTAGACAAAATCATCTGGGCGATGATTCTGATTCCAGGTTTGGTGGTGCTGTTTGGGGCCCTGAAGAGCCGCAAAAAGTCAGTTTAGTTATGGGGGGCGCTATTGCGCAACCCAGCCCCCATCCATGTTCCAGGCCACGCCGCGCACATTGTTGCCCGCAGGTGAGCAGAAGAACACCGCCAGTGCGCCCAGTTCTTCAGGGGTGGTGAATTGCATGGAGGGTTCTTTTTCACCCAGCAGCAGTTTTTGGGCTTCTTCGTTGGACAAACCCAGGGCAGCCGCCTTGGCATCCACCTGTTTTTGTACCAGCGGTGTCAGTACCCAGCCGGGGCAGATGGCATTGCAGGTGACACCGGTGCTGGCATTCTCCAGTGCGGTGACTTTGGTCAAACCGACCACGCCATGTTTGGCGGCCACATAGGCTGATTTTTCTGCTGAGGCCACCAGTCCGTGAACCGAGGCTACATTGATGATGCGGCCCCAGCCAGCAGCCTGCATGGCGGGCAAAGCCAGGCGAGTGGCGTGAAACGCGCTGCTCAGGTTGATGGCGATGATGGCATCCCAACGCTCCGGTGGAAAATTTTCAACGCGGGCCACATGTTGGATACCGGCGTTGTTGACCAGAATATCGACCCGGCCAAATTGTTCTGCCGCAAAAGTGAGCATGGCTTCAATCTCGGCGGGTTGGCTCATGTCGGCACCATGGTAGGCCACCCGGGCACCGAGTGCGGCCACTTCGGCTTTGGGGCCGTCCACATCGCCAAAACCATTGAGTACGATGTTGGCCCCCTGTGCGGCCAAAGCTTTTGCAATACCAAGGCCAATGCCGCTGGTGGAACCGGTGACAAGTGCTGTTTTACCTTTGAGCATGAGTGTTTTCCTTGAGAAAAATAAATGAAACATTCGGCGGTGCGAAAGCCTTGAGCAAAGTTTGAATTAGGATGCTGCCATGCGCCTGACACCTGTCAGCCGCTGACCACCGCATTTCATTATCTCGCCTGTCTTTGGATTGTTTGCTCCATGTTTGAACCCACACTCGAATTTGTCCAGTGCCCTGATCCACAGGGTGGACACCGCATGGCCTACTGGCAGTGGGGCCAGCCCGACAGTGCCCACGTGCTGCTGTGTGTGCATGGCCTGACGCGCCAGGGGCGAGACTTTGATGTACTCGCACAAGCCTTGTGCCAGCGTGCGGCAGCGCTTGGCCAAAGCCTTCGGGTGGTATGCCCGGACGTGGTCGGGCGCGGCAGGAGTGACTGGCTGAAAGACCCGGCGCTTTACCAACTGCCCACTTATGCTGCCGATATGTTGGCACTGATGCAGCAGCTTCATGCTAGTACGGTGGATTGGCTCGGAACCAGCATGGGGGGCTTGATTGGCATGCTGGTGGCCAGTTTGCCCGAGCCACCGGCCTTTGCCAAAATACGCCGTCTGATCCTCAACGATGTGGGCCCGGCGCTTGAATGGCAGGCGTTGCAACGTATTGGCCAGTACCTTGGTCAAACCGGTGTGTTTGAGTCAGAACAGCAGGCGGCAGCTGCCTTGTGGGCCATTTCCAGCAGTTTTGGCCCGCATACGCCTGAGCAGTGGATGGCGCTGACCCGTCCCTTGCTGAAGCCTTTGGGTGACGGCAGTGGACACCTCACCTTGCATTACGACCCGGCCATAGCCGAACCGTTCAAAGCCATCACGCCAGAGTCTGCCGCACAAGGCGAAGCCTTTCTGTGGCAAGCCTATGACCAAATCACGGCCCAAACCTTGCTGACGCGCGGCGCTGATTCTGACTTGCTGTCCCCCCAGACCGCACGAGCCATGACCGAGCGTGGCCCCCAAGCCCGCTTGCTTGAATTTGCAGGTGTGGGGCACGCGCCCACTTTTGTTGCTGACTATCAGGTTCAGGCCGTGATGTCATTTTTATTGGATGCAAGTTTGAGCCCGTCCTGATGAAAAGCCTCTACATCGCCGATCCATCCAACGCCACCCCACATGCTTCTGAAAAAGCGGTATTGCCCGTGGTGGCTGCCACAGCACACAGCTTGCCCGAACAAACGAATGCCTTGGTACGTGCGCGCGCGTTTGCCGAACCCCTGCTGGCCAGCGAATCTCTGGACACCGGCGAAAACATCCTGGCCCACAGCGATGCGGTGGCCGCTATCTTGCGCGGGATTGGCGGCTCTGAAGCCATGCAAGCAGCAGGCTACCTGGTATATGCCTGCGACCACCTGAACAAACCCCAGGAAGTGATTGCCAAAGCCTTTGGTGACAACTTTGCAGCATTGGCCATAGAAACCACCAAACTGGTGCGGGTGCAGCGACACGCCCGCCAAACCCGCTTGGCGGGTGATGCGCCGTCCAATGCCATGGCGCAGACCGCTGCGGTGCAGACCGAAAACGTGCGCAAAATGTTGCTGGCTTTTTCACGTGATTTACGTGTGGTGATGCTGCGACTGGCCTCCCGTCTGCAAACCTTGCGTTATTTTGCAGCGACCAAACGCCCCATTCCCGACGGCCTGGCGGCCGAAGCCTTGCACGTGTTTGCCCCGCTGGCGAATCGACTGGGCATCTGGGAGCTGAAATGGGAGATGGAGGACCTGGCTTTCCGCTTTCTGGAGCCCGATACTTACAAACAGGTAGCCAAGTTGCTGGATGAAAAGCGTGTGGAGCGCGAAGTCTCGGTCGAGCGGATGCGAGCCCAGCTTGAACAGGATTTGAATGCCCATGGCATTGCTGCCAAGGTTTCGGGTCGACCGAAGCACATTTACAGCATTGTGAAAAAAATGCGTGGTAAATCTCTGGGGTTTGAACAGGTGTTTGATGTGCGGGCCATGCGTGTAGTGGTGTCGAATGTGCCAGATTGTTACGGCGCACTAAGCTGGGTGCACAGCCACTTCAACGCCATTGCAGAAGAATTTGACGACTACATTGCAAAACCCAAAGTCAACGGCTACCAGTCCTTGCACACCGTGGTGCGTGATGCCAATGGCCAGCCCACCGAGATTCAAATCCGTACCCAGGACATGCATGAGCATGCTGAAAACGGTGTCGCCGCGCATTGGGCCTACAAGGAGGCGGGGGCCAAAGGTTACGCCGGTGTTTCAGCCAGTGGTGACTATGACAACAAGATTGCGGTGCTGCGCCAGTTGTTGGCCTGGCAGCGTGACCTCTCCAGCAGTCCGAATCAACCGGTGTTGGATGACCACATCTATGTGCTCACGCCCGATGCCGCCATCATTGAGTTGCCACAAGGCGCTACCGCAGTGGACTTTGCCTACAGCGTGCATACCAGTCTGGGCCACCGCTGCCGGGGGGCACGCCTGGACGGTGTCATGGTGCCCCTGCAAACCCCTCTGAAAAATGGTCAGACGGTGGAAATCACCACGGTCAAAGAAGGTGGGCCTTCGCGTGACTGGCTGAACCTGGAACTCGGCTATCTTGTGAGTCACCGCGCCAAAACCAAGGTACGCGCCTGGTTCAACGCTCTGGCCATTGCCGAGACCACCGCCAAAGGCCGTGAAACGGTTGAAAAATTGTTGCAGCGGGAAGGCAAAACCGCCATCAAACTCGAAGACCTGGCGACACAGCTTGGCTTTGCCTCGGCGGATGCTTTGTTTGAGTCGGTGGGCAAAGATGAATTTTCCCTGCGCACCATCGAGCAACTTCTTCGGCCCAACGAACCGGCCCAGTTTGATGCCGAGGCCCCGTTGATCCGTAAGCCACGCAGCGGTGATAACCCCCGTAAGGGTGGCTTGCTGGTGGTGGGGGTGGACTCGCTCATGACCCAAATGGCCAAGTGCTGCAAACCGGCTCCTCCCGATGCCATCGTTGGTTTTGTCACGCGCGGCAAGGGTGTGAGTGTGCACCGCGCCGATTGCAGTAATCTGGCCGAGATGGTGGCCAAAAATGGGGAGCGCCTGATTGATGTCGAATGGGGTTTGAATCAGGCCGCCACGGGTTCGGTCTATCCGGTGGATGTGGCGGTGCAGGCACGGGATCGCACCGGCTTGTTGCGTGACATATCCGAAGTGTTCACCAAAGAAAAGATGAATGTGATCGGGGTACAAACCCAGTCCATCAAAGGTATTGCCTGGATGACCTTCACCGTGGAGGTGTCCGATTCCGGCCGCCTGAACAAGGTGCTCGGCCTGGTGGCCGAATTGCCCGGTGTGAAATCCGCACGTCGCAAGTAAAAACAGCCTCTGGCGCACGTATAACAAGCGCAAGCAGCTATATATTTTGTAGTAAATATTTTCCACGCCCGTATGACCCACACCTTTCTCTGGCACGACTACGAAACCTTTGGCATCCAGACCCGGCGTGCCCGCCCGGCCCAGTTTGCTGCCATCCGCACCGATGCCGAGCTGAACCAGATCGGCGAGCCGATCATGCTGTACTGCCAGCCGGCCAATGACTTCTTGCCCGAGCCCCAGTCTTGCCTGATCACCGGCATCACCCCGCAGGAGTGTCTGGCCAAAGGCCTGCCCGAGCACCAGTTTGCCGCCCAGATTGAGCAAGCCTTGGCCTGGCCCGGCACCGTCGGCGTGGGCTACAACACCATCCGGTTCGACGACGAAATCACCCGCTTCATGTTCTGGCGCAACCTGATCGACCCCTACGCCCGTGAGTGGCAAAACGACTGTGGCCGCTGGGATTTGCTCGACGTGGTGCGCACCGCCTATGCCTTGCGCCCCGAGGGCATCCAGTGGCCGGTGAATGCCGAGGGCAAACCCAGCTTCAAGCTCACCGACCTGACCGCCGCCAACGGCCTGGCGCACGAGTCCGCCCACGATGCCTTGAGCGACGTACATGCCACCATCGCCCTGGCGCGGCTGATCAAAACCGCCCAGCCCAAGCTGTTTGACTTCTGCTTCGGTCTGCACAAAAAAGACCGCGTGCTGGCCGAGCTGGGCTTGCCCGCCACCCTGAGCCACGCCAAACCGTTTGTCCACATCTCCGGCATGTTCGCGCCCGAACGCGGCTGTGTCGCCCTGATGTGGCCGTTGGCCATGCACCCAGGCAACAAAAACGAGCTGCTGGCCTGGGACTTGGCGTTTGACCCGAGCGAGTTGGCCAGCCTGAATGTGGATCAGATTCGCCTGCGCCTGTTCAGCAAAACCGCTGACTTGCCGCAAGGTATGAGCCGCTTGCCGGTCAAATCGGTGCACCTGAACAAATCCCCCATGGTGATGGGCAACCTGAAAGTGCTCAGCCCGGCCATGGCCGAGCGTTGGGGCGTGGACGTGGCCGCGCAACTGCAGCACGCAGCCCGGGCGCGTGACCTGCCCGACATGAGCGCCATCTGGGCCGAGGTGTTCAAGCGCGAAGCCGCTGGCCCGGTTGACCCCGATGAAGATTTGTACGGTGGTTTTGTCAGCAACGCCGACCGCCGCCGCCTCAACGACTTGCGCCAGCGCAGCCCGCAAGAGCTGGCCACCGCTCGCCCGTCCTTTGAGGACGCACGTCTGGCTGAATTGTTGTGGCGCTATCGCGCCCGCAACTTCCCCGCCAGCCTGAGCCCCGAAGAACAGCAGCGCTGGGAAACCCACCGCGCCACCCAGTTGTATGAAGGCGGTGACGGCCGCCTGACTATCGACCAGTTCTTTGAAGAAGTTGACAAACTGGCAGAAACCGCCGACGAACGCGGCGAAGCCATTCTGGGGGCGTTGGTGGACTATGTGGAATCGATGGCCCCGGAGCCGCAATAGGTGTGAGTTCAGACTTCCTGATCCGGTGTCGGCAACAGCTTGATATTCAGGAATTGACAATGGCACTTGTAGGAGCGGCGCAAGCCACGATTGACACTCGCCGATGTTCCTACAACGCCCGGATAAGCAGACACTTGACGTAGCGGAGAACCGCGACAGCGCTGTATAGCTTGGTTTTATATGATGAATTGGCCGCCAGCGCTTATTCTGCAAGCGCAAGAAGCTATTGAGTTTGTAGCGTTTTGGCCTGCTTGAGCGCAGGGTGCAAGAGCCAGGTTGGCCACAAGAGCGAGGGCCGCAGTGAGCGATGGGCTGGAATCAGCAGGGGGTTTGTACGCTGTCAAAGGGCCGGCGGGGGCCGTGTTGTACAGCCGCGAACACCAAGCCCTGCGTGGCTTCAAACTGGTTCGGTTTTGCGCGTGCGCAGGATGGTTTGCCAGCAGATTTGAGCGGGTGTCCCGTTATGATCTGATGCCATCAACGGGGAAAGGCTTTTAATCCCCGATCACCACCGTCTACACAGGCGGTTCAGTCCAACATGGTTTATCTGCCGCGGGAGGTGTTTATGGTTTCTTCGAGCATTGCTGCGCGGCGGATAAACACTGATCGTTAGAGCGCATCATGCGATCGCCTGCCGAATTTCTCGCGCCGAATCGACATGGTTTCGAGGCCGACCCATTCGGCTACGCCGGACTTGCGTGGACGCGGTGGGCCATCGCCCAGAACGTCGCAGGGTTCAACGTTGATCCGGAGAAGCCCCCGACAAGCCAAGATTTGAAATCTCCAATACTCTGGCTGTCACACGCGCATGCGCTATCAGAGGCGGCAGCGAATGTCATTCGAGGTGAGCCGAATTTGGCGCATTTGCCGGTATTCACAAAGGGCGTGTGCCACAGCCAGTACTTTGCGGTGGGTCTGATGCTCGTGGGTTACAGCCTTGAAATCTGCTTAAAAGGCATGTTGATCCTGCGCAAGGGCATTGACACCTACACGGCAGATGAGCGGACGCACAAGCACCACGACTTGGTGCGGCTCGCTGAGTTCGTTCCTGACTTGGACGAGAAAGACAAGGCGACCTTGCGGCTGCTAACGTACTACCTCGTTTGGGCGGGTCGCTACCCAGATCCGGGTTCGGGCCGCGAAGATCAAACTCAAACCATCTTCGCTCTTTCGGAGCGTCATCAGATCGCGGGCAAGGACTTGTTTGCCTTAGCTGCACGTGTGATGGGTTACGTGCGCACTGTCGTAGGCTAGGGGCGTAAATGCGTTCTAACTTTTCAATCGACGCGGACCCACAACAGCAGGAGTCGGCTTCGCCGCGAGTGTTGCTGGTTCGGTCATTTTTGCGATGGACAAGCACCTCCGCATCGTTGTGGCGACTGCCGAATGGAATTTGAGTGCTGGCATGCGACAGCTCAACGGTGTCTACACCCAGCGGCACAACCGCGCCCATGGCCGTGTGGTGCTGCATGTGTTTCAGGGGTGCTTCAAGGCGGTCATCGTGCAGCGCGAGTCCTATCTGCTTGAGCTGGTGCGCTATGTTGTCCTCAATGCAAGACCTTGCCCCAAAGCCGTGCACTTGATCCATCGTGCTTGCTATGTATTTAAGA is a window of Rhodoferax lithotrophicus DNA encoding:
- a CDS encoding 3-hydroxybutyrate dehydrogenase — its product is MLKGKTALVTGSTSGIGLGIAKALAAQGANIVLNGFGDVDGPKAEVAALGARVAYHGADMSQPAEIEAMLTFAAEQFGRVDILVNNAGIQHVARVENFPPERWDAIIAINLSSAFHATRLALPAMQAAGWGRIINVASVHGLVASAEKSAYVAAKHGVVGLTKVTALENASTGVTCNAICPGWVLTPLVQKQVDAKAAALGLSNEEAQKLLLGEKEPSMQFTTPEELGALAVFFCSPAGNNVRGVAWNMDGGWVAQ
- a CDS encoding alpha/beta fold hydrolase codes for the protein MFEPTLEFVQCPDPQGGHRMAYWQWGQPDSAHVLLCVHGLTRQGRDFDVLAQALCQRAAALGQSLRVVCPDVVGRGRSDWLKDPALYQLPTYAADMLALMQQLHASTVDWLGTSMGGLIGMLVASLPEPPAFAKIRRLILNDVGPALEWQALQRIGQYLGQTGVFESEQQAAAALWAISSSFGPHTPEQWMALTRPLLKPLGDGSGHLTLHYDPAIAEPFKAITPESAAQGEAFLWQAYDQITAQTLLTRGADSDLLSPQTARAMTERGPQARLLEFAGVGHAPTFVADYQVQAVMSFLLDASLSPS
- a CDS encoding RelA/SpoT family protein, which gives rise to MKSLYIADPSNATPHASEKAVLPVVAATAHSLPEQTNALVRARAFAEPLLASESLDTGENILAHSDAVAAILRGIGGSEAMQAAGYLVYACDHLNKPQEVIAKAFGDNFAALAIETTKLVRVQRHARQTRLAGDAPSNAMAQTAAVQTENVRKMLLAFSRDLRVVMLRLASRLQTLRYFAATKRPIPDGLAAEALHVFAPLANRLGIWELKWEMEDLAFRFLEPDTYKQVAKLLDEKRVEREVSVERMRAQLEQDLNAHGIAAKVSGRPKHIYSIVKKMRGKSLGFEQVFDVRAMRVVVSNVPDCYGALSWVHSHFNAIAEEFDDYIAKPKVNGYQSLHTVVRDANGQPTEIQIRTQDMHEHAENGVAAHWAYKEAGAKGYAGVSASGDYDNKIAVLRQLLAWQRDLSSSPNQPVLDDHIYVLTPDAAIIELPQGATAVDFAYSVHTSLGHRCRGARLDGVMVPLQTPLKNGQTVEITTVKEGGPSRDWLNLELGYLVSHRAKTKVRAWFNALAIAETTAKGRETVEKLLQREGKTAIKLEDLATQLGFASADALFESVGKDEFSLRTIEQLLRPNEPAQFDAEAPLIRKPRSGDNPRKGGLLVVGVDSLMTQMAKCCKPAPPDAIVGFVTRGKGVSVHRADCSNLAEMVAKNGERLIDVEWGLNQAATGSVYPVDVAVQARDRTGLLRDISEVFTKEKMNVIGVQTQSIKGIAWMTFTVEVSDSGRLNKVLGLVAELPGVKSARRK
- the sbcB gene encoding exodeoxyribonuclease I produces the protein MTHTFLWHDYETFGIQTRRARPAQFAAIRTDAELNQIGEPIMLYCQPANDFLPEPQSCLITGITPQECLAKGLPEHQFAAQIEQALAWPGTVGVGYNTIRFDDEITRFMFWRNLIDPYAREWQNDCGRWDLLDVVRTAYALRPEGIQWPVNAEGKPSFKLTDLTAANGLAHESAHDALSDVHATIALARLIKTAQPKLFDFCFGLHKKDRVLAELGLPATLSHAKPFVHISGMFAPERGCVALMWPLAMHPGNKNELLAWDLAFDPSELASLNVDQIRLRLFSKTADLPQGMSRLPVKSVHLNKSPMVMGNLKVLSPAMAERWGVDVAAQLQHAARARDLPDMSAIWAEVFKREAAGPVDPDEDLYGGFVSNADRRRLNDLRQRSPQELATARPSFEDARLAELLWRYRARNFPASLSPEEQQRWETHRATQLYEGGDGRLTIDQFFEEVDKLAETADERGEAILGALVDYVESMAPEPQ
- a CDS encoding HEPN domain-containing protein; the encoded protein is MRSPAEFLAPNRHGFEADPFGYAGLAWTRWAIAQNVAGFNVDPEKPPTSQDLKSPILWLSHAHALSEAAANVIRGEPNLAHLPVFTKGVCHSQYFAVGLMLVGYSLEICLKGMLILRKGIDTYTADERTHKHHDLVRLAEFVPDLDEKDKATLRLLTYYLVWAGRYPDPGSGREDQTQTIFALSERHQIAGKDLFALAARVMGYVRTVVG